A portion of the Mus pahari chromosome 17, PAHARI_EIJ_v1.1, whole genome shotgun sequence genome contains these proteins:
- the Gsdmc gene encoding gasdermin-C, translating into MPYTFDWLSKEVVKKLQGRDLRPVKSLADATKFRLFYILQETSPWLAFKTEYIPVEFTLLDVLEPNFPVPEPEVSAPIPLKHTVSQKLKANVDVEPIAGGDAGFVKSGGYDIEVQSMSIPNKKLESLQNRKLLDKLPSYMKNCCIEGKNLYVVTEAYEVTKDTVLEGKCSVNILGKGSIKQLFKVQDGDKKAKRTDSIPILKGSVLAYKKQQLVIEDNTCAILPSANAKKKMTFANRPMYLSGHFEILRHHEEIIRIGSRIEYISPIGTIEEPTHLDFQCLQNEVSQKTMLLAELSKDVQEVVFSSFLHMLCEGDSEVLYDLMKMLELNQLEHMDGPGGKILEELQKDRSPSWIDLKDLILNLLQALMVLSNTQLSLLAQSVEMRLLLQQQELVKSILQPNYKYPWHIPFTLQPQLLAPLQGEGLAITYELLEECGLKMELNNPRSTWHLEVKMPLSALYASLSLLQQLSEA; encoded by the exons ATGCCCTACACATTTGACTGGCTTAGCAAGGAGGTGGTTAAAAAGCTTCAAGGAAGAGATCTGAGGCCTGTCAAAAGCCTGGCAGATGCAACCAAATTCCGCCTGTTTTACATACTTCAGGAGACTTCTCCCTGGTTGGCTTTCAAAACTGAATATATTCCAGTTGAATTTACCCTTCTGGATGTCTTGGAGCCCAATTTTCCTGTTCCAG agCCTGAAGTGTCAGCTCCCATCCCCCTCAAACACACCGTATCTCAGAAACTGAAGGCAAATGTGGATGTCGAACCCATTGCAGGAGGAGATGCAGGGTTTGTTAAGTCTGGTGGATACGACATTGAGGTTCAGAGTATGAGCATCCCAAATAAAAAACTGGAAAGTCTTCAAAACAG GAAACTGTTGGATAAGTTGCCATCGTATATGAAAAATTGCTGTATTGAAGGAAAGAACCTGTATGTGGTAACAGAAGCCTATGAAGTGACCAAGGATACTGTTTTGGAAGGCAAATGCAGTGTCAATATTTTAGGCAAAGGGTCCATCAAACAGCTTTTCAAGGTACAAGATGGGGACAAGAAAGCTA AGAGAACGGATTCAATACCTATCCTAAAGGGTTCAGTGTTGGCCTACAAGAAGCAGCAACTGGTCATCGAGGATAACACTTGTG CCATTCTCCCTTCTGCCAATGCTAAGAAGAAGATGACCTTTGCAAACAGACCTATGTATTTATCTGGACACTTTGAAATACTAAGACATCATGAGGAAATCATTAGGATAG GCTCAAGGATAGAATACATCTCTCCGATTG GAACAATAGAGGAGCCCACCCAtctag ATTTCCAGTGCCTACAAAATGAAGTTTCCCAAAAAACAATGCTACTGGCTGAGCTCTCAAAGGATGTTCAAGAAGTTGTGTTCTCCAGTTTCCTGCACATGCTTTGTGAAGGTGACAGTGAGGTTCTATATGACCTGATGAAAATG CTGGAGTTGAATCAGTTGGAGCATATGGATGGTCCAGGTGGCAAAATCCTGGAAGAGCTGCAAAAGGACAGGAGCCCTTCATGGATTGACCTAAAGGACCTCATTCTTAATCTCCTTCAAGCCCTGATGG TGCTGAGCAATACCCAACTCAGTCTGCTGGCTCAGTCTGTGGAGATGCGGCTCCTCCTGCAGCAACAAGAGCTG GTAAAGAGCATCCTCCAGCCAAACTACAAGTATCCATGGCACATTCCCTTCACACTGCAGCCTCAGCTTCTTGCCCCACTCCAGGGTGAGGGCTTGGCCATTACTTATGAATTGCTGGAGGAGTGTGGTCTGAAGATGGAGCTGAATAACCCCAGGTCAACTTGGCATTTGGAAGTCAAGATGCCCCTGTCTGCTCTCTATGCAAGCCTGTCACTTTTACAGCAACTTTCAGAAGCCTAA